Proteins from a single region of Pseudodesulfovibrio portus:
- a CDS encoding HD domain-containing protein has translation MSIVIRKSLLELIFSGAFMKRWNDKLRPMELVEVDKQGHKMIVAWLLFLLNSRDMDVARKRALGEAIIEGGLYDYLYRLVITDIKPPVFYRIKENPDDYRTLSNWVLNSLKPRISPLGEDFMRRMEEYLNQPEDTGLARRILKAAHLYASYSEFKLLKSINTMDHELTEIEDSFIDRLEAMRDLTGVSELLDEDNNVLGLFARMCGRLRFQKRWSQTPRVPETSVLGHMFIVASYSWFFSMEVGACRARSQNNFFSGLFHDLPELLTRDIISPVKGASFEIGELIHEYEIRELDRVVLAPLKEGGYTDVADRLEYLLGLEVGSEFKATVCRNDRVLEASEEQLAGEYNQDTLDPKDGPLLKVSDALAAYIEAHTALRNGISSDQLHHALYRIRQKYNSRPVVAGIQISALLADFD, from the coding sequence ATGTCGATTGTCATCAGAAAGAGCTTGTTGGAACTGATTTTTTCCGGCGCATTCATGAAGCGGTGGAACGACAAGCTGCGGCCCATGGAACTGGTCGAGGTGGACAAGCAGGGGCACAAGATGATCGTGGCCTGGCTGCTCTTCCTGCTCAACTCCCGCGACATGGACGTGGCCCGCAAGAGGGCCCTGGGCGAGGCCATCATCGAGGGGGGGCTGTACGACTACCTCTACCGGCTGGTCATCACCGACATCAAGCCGCCGGTCTTCTACCGCATCAAGGAGAACCCGGACGACTACCGGACCCTGTCCAACTGGGTGCTCAACTCGCTGAAGCCGCGCATCAGCCCGCTGGGCGAGGACTTCATGCGCCGCATGGAGGAGTACCTGAATCAGCCCGAGGACACGGGGCTGGCCCGGCGCATCCTCAAGGCCGCCCATCTGTACGCCAGCTACTCGGAGTTCAAGCTGCTCAAGTCCATCAACACCATGGATCACGAACTGACCGAGATCGAGGACAGCTTCATCGACCGGCTCGAGGCCATGCGCGACCTGACCGGCGTGTCCGAGCTGCTGGACGAGGACAACAACGTGCTCGGCCTGTTCGCCCGCATGTGCGGCAGGCTGCGTTTCCAGAAACGGTGGTCCCAGACCCCGCGCGTGCCCGAGACCTCGGTGCTGGGCCACATGTTCATCGTGGCCTCCTATTCCTGGTTCTTCTCCATGGAGGTCGGCGCGTGCCGCGCCCGCAGCCAGAACAATTTCTTCTCCGGCCTGTTCCACGACCTGCCCGAGTTGCTCACCCGCGACATCATCTCCCCGGTCAAGGGCGCGTCGTTCGAGATCGGCGAGCTGATCCACGAGTACGAGATCAGGGAGTTGGACCGCGTGGTGCTCGCCCCCCTCAAGGAGGGCGGGTACACGGACGTGGCCGACAGGCTGGAATACCTGCTCGGTCTTGAAGTGGGCAGCGAGTTCAAGGCCACGGTGTGCAGGAACGACCGCGTGCTGGAGGCCTCGGAGGAACAACTGGCCGGGGAATACAACCAGGACACCCTGGACCCCAAGGACGGCCCGCTGCTCAAGGTGTCCGACGCCCTGGCCGCATACATAGAGGCGCACACCGCCCTCCGGAACGGCATCTCGTCCGACCAGCTGCACCACGCCCTGTACCGCATCCGCCAGAAGTACAACTCCCGGCCCGTGGTCGCGGGCATCCAGATTTCCGCCCTGCTTGCGGATTTTGATTAG
- a CDS encoding CatB-related O-acetyltransferase, producing the protein MQDIRTKYVTIGTGTNINGPSFLRGHESCPITIGRYCAIGCNLCIQSKTHDIGHANLNVGLQDKHRFTSISKTKGPVNIGNNCWIGDNVCIMSGVTIGDGAVLGAGCVATRDIPPFAVAYGVPATVAGYRFSRHVIQELLEIAWWDWDESTIAANSAFFNLDLTEHPEADLRSLIVTG; encoded by the coding sequence TTGCAGGACATCCGAACAAAGTACGTGACTATCGGCACAGGGACCAACATCAACGGCCCGTCCTTTTTGCGCGGCCATGAATCCTGCCCGATAACGATAGGCAGATACTGCGCTATCGGGTGCAATCTCTGCATACAGAGCAAAACGCACGACATCGGCCATGCCAACTTGAACGTCGGGCTCCAGGACAAGCACCGATTCACTTCAATCAGCAAGACCAAAGGCCCCGTGAACATCGGCAACAACTGCTGGATCGGGGACAACGTCTGCATCATGTCCGGGGTGACTATCGGCGACGGGGCCGTGCTCGGGGCAGGCTGCGTCGCGACCAGGGACATCCCCCCCTTTGCAGTGGCATATGGCGTACCGGCAACCGTGGCGGGCTATCGCTTCAGCCGACACGTCATACAGGAGTTGCTGGAAATAGCCTGGTGGGACTGGGATGAATCGACCATCGCCGCGAACAGCGCCTTTTTCAACCTCGACCTGACAGAACACCCTGAGGCCGACCTGCGTTCATTGATCGTAACAGGCTAG
- the cbiM gene encoding cobalt transporter CbiM, with protein sequence MHISEGVLSGPVLLSGAALAAVGTAVGLKRIDYDRIMPVAILSAVFFIASLIHVPIGPASGHLILNGLLGVVLGWAAFPSILVALTLQAVLFQFGGLTVLGLNTFTMATPAVLCFYVFRPLLAKNNGSRFAAAFCCGSMSILLSTVLTAGALSLSGDAFVEAAWVLFYSHIPIMIAEGVITAFAYSFLAKVKPEVLTA encoded by the coding sequence ATGCACATATCTGAAGGGGTGCTATCCGGCCCGGTCCTCCTGTCCGGAGCGGCTCTGGCCGCTGTCGGCACCGCCGTTGGACTGAAGCGGATTGATTACGACCGGATAATGCCGGTGGCCATCCTGTCCGCCGTTTTTTTCATCGCCTCGCTCATCCACGTGCCCATCGGGCCCGCTTCCGGACACCTGATCCTGAACGGGCTGCTCGGCGTGGTGCTGGGCTGGGCCGCGTTCCCGTCCATACTGGTGGCCCTGACCCTGCAGGCCGTGCTCTTCCAGTTCGGCGGCCTGACCGTGCTCGGGCTGAACACCTTCACCATGGCCACCCCGGCCGTGCTCTGTTTTTACGTGTTCCGGCCCCTGCTGGCCAAGAACAACGGCAGCCGGTTCGCAGCGGCCTTCTGCTGCGGCTCCATGTCCATCCTGCTGTCCACAGTGCTCACCGCCGGAGCCCTGTCGCTGTCGGGGGACGCTTTCGTGGAAGCCGCCTGGGTGCTTTTCTACAGCCACATCCCGATCATGATCGCCGAGGGCGTAATCACCGCTTTCGCCTACTCGTTTCTCGCCAAAGTCAAGCCGGAGGTGCTCACCGCATGA
- a CDS encoding substrate-binding periplasmic protein, whose product MLRVSFNPLPPWKVLGDDGTPGGIDIEFLHLLAKRMDLALDFVQLPFKRGLKMVEHGEIDLMVGVLRRPEREGYAHFLTPPYKNRTNKAVYVLKGREDTITRYEDMRSLVIGTQLGSKYFPRFDSDAAIEKSEVKTIDLNIKMLRAGRIDAFINTEASADYLLARIGLTNVIGKARYAYHEHQDVHMILSKRSPHAYRVAEFDKVMRDLVEHGEFERIKDDFLSRH is encoded by the coding sequence GTGCTTCGCGTATCCTTCAACCCGCTCCCCCCGTGGAAGGTGCTCGGCGACGACGGCACGCCCGGCGGCATCGACATCGAATTTCTCCACCTGCTGGCAAAACGGATGGATCTGGCACTCGATTTCGTCCAGCTCCCCTTCAAGCGGGGCCTCAAGATGGTGGAACACGGCGAGATCGACCTCATGGTCGGCGTGCTCCGCCGCCCGGAACGCGAGGGTTATGCCCACTTCCTGACGCCCCCGTACAAGAACCGGACGAACAAGGCCGTCTACGTCCTCAAGGGCCGGGAAGACACCATCACCCGATACGAAGACATGCGCTCCCTGGTCATCGGGACCCAGCTAGGCAGCAAATATTTCCCCCGCTTCGACTCGGACGCGGCCATAGAGAAATCCGAGGTCAAGACCATAGACCTGAACATCAAGATGCTGCGCGCCGGGCGCATCGACGCTTTCATCAACACCGAAGCGTCGGCCGACTACCTCCTGGCCCGGATCGGCCTGACCAATGTCATCGGCAAGGCCCGATACGCCTACCACGAACACCAGGACGTCCACATGATCCTGTCCAAACGCTCCCCCCATGCCTACCGGGTCGCCGAATTCGACAAGGTCATGCGCGACCTTGTCGAACACGGTGAATTCGAACGCATCAAGGATGACTTCCTTTCCAGGCATTGA